Proteins encoded together in one Staphylococcus aureus window:
- a CDS encoding rhomboid family intramembrane serine protease — protein MNIDKQFWKTIYYWIRYLNFDIVSREKDDQEIWLAHKRKKQVVIFKQHIKSTQEIRFDKAKVLEHKDEIANFISFEPQSFEFYYFTESEFSEEQLNEVSPIRIKFNVIRHTKDLIKHMPNIFLARLISEDNDKKTYMFYKRKVLTDNFLDKYMQKFSPATYTIIFVNVLIWLCMILYLNNFSDVKLLDVGGLVHFNVVHGEWYRIVTSMFLHFSFEHILMNMLSLFIFGKIVEAIIGSWRMLTVYFIAGLFGNFVSLSFNTTTISVGASGAIFGLIGSIFAMMYVSKTFNKKMLGQLLIALVILVGVSLFMSNINIVAHIGGFIGGLLITLIGYYYKVNRNIFWILLIGMLVIFIALQIRIFTIKEDNIYNKLIKDDMTSGNYDNAQNIAKQTINKNYADDQTYYLSGMIMATINSKSEGMTEWERGLRMFPKSGLLNFELAIANRSLNDDEKALKYVRKALNADPKNTDYINLEKELTKSNESKNK, from the coding sequence ATGAACATAGACAAACAATTTTGGAAAACAATATATTATTGGATTAGGTACTTGAATTTTGATATTGTCAGTAGGGAAAAAGATGACCAAGAAATTTGGTTAGCCCATAAAAGAAAAAAACAAGTAGTCATTTTTAAACAACATATCAAGTCTACCCAAGAAATACGTTTTGACAAAGCGAAAGTGCTTGAACACAAAGATGAAATAGCAAATTTTATTTCTTTCGAACCACAAAGTTTTGAATTTTATTATTTTACAGAATCGGAATTTTCAGAAGAACAATTAAATGAAGTTTCGCCAATTAGAATTAAATTCAATGTTATAAGACACACAAAAGATTTGATAAAGCATATGCCGAATATATTTTTGGCTAGACTTATTTCAGAAGATAATGATAAAAAGACATATATGTTCTATAAACGCAAAGTATTAACCGATAACTTTTTAGATAAATATATGCAGAAATTTTCACCGGCAACATACACAATAATATTTGTAAATGTCTTAATATGGTTATGTATGATTTTATATTTAAATAATTTTTCGGATGTAAAATTATTAGATGTTGGCGGGTTAGTGCATTTTAATGTCGTACATGGTGAATGGTATCGAATTGTTACATCGATGTTTTTACATTTTAGTTTTGAACATATACTTATGAATATGCTTTCATTATTTATTTTTGGTAAAATAGTCGAAGCAATTATTGGTTCATGGCGGATGTTAACTGTATACTTTATTGCAGGGTTGTTTGGAAACTTTGTATCACTATCATTTAATACGACTACAATTTCAGTTGGGGCTAGTGGTGCTATATTTGGTCTGATTGGATCAATTTTTGCGATGATGTATGTTTCAAAAACATTTAACAAAAAAATGTTAGGACAGTTATTAATTGCATTAGTGATATTAGTTGGTGTTTCTCTGTTTATGTCAAATATAAATATTGTGGCGCATATTGGAGGATTCATTGGTGGTTTATTAATAACTTTAATTGGCTATTACTATAAAGTGAATCGTAATATTTTTTGGATTTTACTAATTGGTATGCTTGTTATATTTATTGCACTTCAAATTAGAATTTTTACAATTAAAGAAGATAATATTTATAATAAATTGATCAAAGATGATATGACTAGTGGTAATTATGATAATGCTCAAAATATTGCGAAGCAGACAATAAATAAAAATTATGCCGATGATCAAACATATTATTTAAGTGGTATGATTATGGCTACTATCAATTCTAAGTCCGAAGGTATGACAGAATGGGAGCGAGGACTTAGAATGTTTCCTAAATCAGGTTTATTAAATTTTGAGTTAGCGATAGCAAATCGTTCATTAAATGATGATGAAAAAGCATTAAAATATGTGCGTAAAGCATTAAATGCAGACCCTAAAAATACAGATTATATTAACTTAGAAAAAGAGTTGACTAAATCAAATGAGTCGAAAAATAAATAA
- a CDS encoding 5-formyltetrahydrofolate cyclo-ligase — protein sequence MTKNEIRKYILHKMKNFNKAEKRKADTWLRNQFFATEEYKEANAIALVLSFNHEVDTFSIIEQALMDHKRIFVPKMDYLNHQMTFKEIFNLKDIDVDNKGIYYPTSKGETTNNLDLIVVPGVGFQDDGYRIGYGGGYYDRFLANYQTKTISLLYDFQITSFEPESFDQPVDKLIIYQAA from the coding sequence GTGACTAAAAATGAGATTAGAAAATACATTTTACATAAAATGAAGAATTTTAATAAAGCTGAAAAGCGAAAAGCAGACACATGGTTAAGAAATCAATTTTTTGCAACTGAAGAATACAAAGAAGCAAACGCAATTGCGCTAGTTCTTTCTTTTAATCATGAAGTAGATACTTTTTCTATTATTGAACAAGCCTTAATGGATCATAAACGTATTTTTGTACCGAAAATGGATTATTTAAATCATCAAATGACTTTTAAAGAGATATTTAATCTCAAAGATATTGATGTCGATAATAAGGGGATTTACTATCCAACTTCAAAAGGTGAAACAACGAATAACCTAGATTTAATTGTTGTTCCTGGTGTTGGATTTCAAGACGATGGATATAGAATTGGGTATGGTGGTGGCTATTACGACAGGTTTTTAGCTAATTATCAGACAAAGACAATAAGCTTATTATACGATTTTCAAATAACATCATTTGAACCGGAATCATTCGATCAACCAGTCGATAAATTGATTATATATCAAGCAGCATAG
- the rpmG gene encoding 50S ribosomal protein L33, giving the protein MRVNVTLACTECGDRNYITTKNKRNNPERVEMKKFCSRENKQTLHRETK; this is encoded by the coding sequence ATGCGCGTAAACGTAACTTTAGCTTGTACGGAATGTGGTGACAGAAACTACATTACAACTAAGAACAAAAGAAATAATCCAGAACGTGTTGAAATGAAGAAATTCTGTTCACGTGAAAACAAACAAACTTTACACCGTGAAACAAAATAA
- a CDS encoding penicillin-binding protein 2, producing the protein MLKRLKEKSNDEIVQNTINKRINFIFGVIVFIFAVLVLRLGYLQIAQGSHYKQIIKNDENITVNESVPRGRILDRNGKVLVDNASKMAITYTRGRKTTQSEMLDTAEKLSKLIKMDTKKITERDKKDFWIQLHPKKAKAMMTKEQAMLADGSIKQDQYDKQLLSKIGKSQLDELSSKDLQVLAIFREMNAGTVLDPQMIKNEDVSEKEYAAVSQQLSKLPGVNTSMDWDRKYPYGDTLRGIFGDVSTPAEGIPKELTEHYLSKGYSRNDRVGKSYLEYQYEDVLRGKKKEMKYTTDKSGKVTSSEVLNPGARGQDLKLTIDIDLQKEVEALLDKQIKKLRSQGAKDMDNAMMVVQNPKNGDILALAGKQINKSGKMTDYDIGTFTSQFAVGSSVKGGTLLAGYQNKAIKVGETMVDEPLHFQGGLTKRSYFNKNGHVTINDKQALMHSSNVYMFKTALKLAGDPYYSGMALPSDISSPAQKLRRGLNQVGLGVKTGIDLPNETRGQIEPLTNNPGNYLDLSIGQYDTYTPLQLSQYVSTIANDGYRIQPHIGLTIHESTNKDEVGPLKKKINGTVLNKVNNTEKEIKQIQEGFKMAFNDKDGTGYVSFKDTVVPTAGKTGTAEVFQNGEPRVNSTYIGYAPIDDPKLAFSIVYTNQPVPPPWLTGGDLGRDVINYYFKQLGKDDKNKDKDK; encoded by the coding sequence TTGTTAAAAAGACTAAAAGAAAAATCAAATGATGAAATCGTTCAAAATACAATTAACAAGAGAATTAACTTTATATTTGGTGTGATTGTATTTATTTTTGCAGTACTAGTACTACGTTTAGGTTATTTACAAATCGCACAAGGCTCACATTATAAACAAATTATAAAAAATGATGAAAACATTACAGTGAATGAGTCTGTGCCAAGAGGTCGTATTTTAGACAGAAATGGGAAAGTTTTAGTTGATAATGCTTCTAAAATGGCTATTACATATACTAGGGGTCGAAAAACAACACAATCGGAAATGTTGGATACGGCTGAAAAGTTATCAAAGCTAATCAAGATGGATACTAAGAAAATTACAGAACGTGATAAGAAAGATTTCTGGATTCAGTTGCATCCTAAAAAAGCAAAAGCAATGATGACAAAAGAACAAGCTATGTTAGCAGATGGAAGTATTAAACAAGATCAATATGATAAACAACTGTTATCGAAAATCGGAAAATCACAATTAGATGAATTGTCTTCTAAAGATTTACAAGTTTTAGCTATTTTTCGAGAGATGAATGCAGGAACAGTTTTAGATCCACAAATGATAAAAAATGAAGATGTCAGTGAAAAAGAGTATGCAGCAGTTTCTCAGCAACTTTCCAAATTACCAGGTGTTAACACGTCTATGGATTGGGATAGAAAATATCCATATGGCGATACTTTAAGAGGTATATTCGGAGATGTATCGACACCTGCTGAAGGTATTCCAAAAGAATTGACAGAACATTACTTATCCAAAGGATATTCACGCAATGATCGTGTTGGAAAATCTTACCTAGAATATCAATATGAAGATGTATTGCGTGGTAAGAAGAAAGAAATGAAATACACAACGGACAAATCTGGTAAAGTTACATCTTCAGAAGTGTTAAATCCTGGCGCTCGCGGTCAAGATTTGAAATTAACGATCGATATAGATCTTCAAAAAGAAGTAGAAGCATTATTAGATAAACAAATTAAGAAGCTTCGCAGTCAAGGTGCCAAAGATATGGATAATGCAATGATGGTTGTACAAAATCCTAAAAATGGAGACATTCTTGCGCTTGCCGGAAAGCAGATTAATAAGAGTGGTAAAATGACTGATTATGACATTGGTACGTTTACTTCTCAATTTGCGGTTGGATCTTCTGTAAAAGGTGGAACATTATTAGCCGGTTATCAGAATAAAGCTATCAAAGTTGGAGAAACAATGGTCGATGAACCATTACATTTCCAAGGTGGTTTGACAAAACGATCATACTTCAATAAAAACGGGCATGTAACTATTAATGATAAGCAAGCTTTGATGCATTCATCAAACGTATATATGTTTAAAACAGCATTAAAATTAGCGGGAGACCCTTATTATTCTGGTATGGCTTTACCTTCAGACATAAGTTCACCTGCCCAAAAGCTAAGAAGAGGATTAAATCAAGTAGGCTTAGGTGTGAAAACAGGGATAGATTTACCAAATGAAACAAGAGGTCAAATCGAACCATTAACAAATAATCCAGGTAATTATCTAGATTTATCAATTGGTCAATATGATACCTATACACCATTACAATTATCACAATATGTTTCAACTATAGCGAATGATGGTTATAGAATACAGCCACACATTGGATTAACGATTCATGAATCAACTAATAAAGATGAGGTTGGTCCACTCAAGAAGAAAATTAATGGCACTGTCTTGAACAAGGTTAATAATACTGAAAAGGAAATCAAACAAATTCAAGAAGGATTCAAAATGGCATTTAATGATAAAGATGGTACTGGATATGTTAGTTTTAAAGATACAGTAGTACCTACTGCTGGTAAAACGGGTACCGCAGAAGTGTTCCAAAACGGAGAGCCAAGAGTTAACTCTACTTATATAGGATACGCGCCAATTGATGATCCAAAATTAGCGTTTTCAATTGTATATACAAATCAGCCTGTACCACCACCATGGTTAACAGGTGGAGACTTAGGTAGAGATGTAATTAACTACTACTTTAAGCAGTTAGGTAAAGATGATAAAAATAAAGACAAAGACAAATAA
- a CDS encoding superoxide dismutase — MAFELPKLPYAFDALEPHFDKETMEIHHDRHHNTYVTKLNAAVEGTDLESKSIEEIVANLDSVPANIQTAVRNNGGGHLNHSLFWELLSPNSEEKGTVVEKIKEQWGSLEEFKKEFADKAAARFGSGWAWLVVNNGQLEIVTTPNQDNPLTEGKTPILGLDVWEHAYYLKYQNKRPDYIGAFWNVVNWEKVDELYNATK; from the coding sequence ATGGCTTTTGAATTACCAAAATTACCATACGCATTTGATGCATTAGAACCACATTTTGACAAAGAAACTATGGAAATTCACCATGACAGACATCATAACACGTATGTTACGAAATTAAATGCTGCAGTAGAAGGTACAGATTTAGAATCTAAATCTATTGAAGAAATTGTTGCTAATTTAGACAGTGTACCAGCTAACATCCAAACTGCTGTACGTAATAATGGCGGTGGACATTTAAACCATTCATTATTCTGGGAGTTACTTTCACCAAACTCAGAAGAAAAAGGTACTGTAGTAGAAAAAATTAAAGAACAATGGGGTTCTTTAGAAGAATTTAAAAAAGAATTTGCTGACAAAGCAGCTGCACGCTTTGGTTCAGGTTGGGCTTGGTTAGTCGTAAACAATGGCCAGTTAGAAATTGTGACTACACCAAACCAAGATAATCCATTAACTGAGGGTAAAACACCTATTTTAGGTTTAGACGTATGGGAACACGCTTATTACCTAAAATATCAAAACAAACGCCCTGACTACATTGGCGCATTTTGGAATGTAGTTAACTGGGAAAAAGTTGACGAATTATATAATGCAACAAAATAA
- a CDS encoding Fur family transcriptional regulator: MNTNDAIKILKENGLKYTDKRKDMLDIFVEEDKYINAKYIQQVMDENYPGISFDTIYRNLHLFKDLGIIENTELDGEMKFRIACTNHHHHHFICEKCGDTKVIDYCPIDQIKLSLPGVNIHKHKLEVYGVCESCQD, from the coding sequence ATGAATACAAATGATGCTATTAAAATTTTAAAAGAGAACGGTTTAAAATATACAGATAAACGTAAAGATATGTTAGATATTTTTGTCGAAGAAGATAAGTATATAAACGCAAAGTATATACAACAAGTTATGGATGAAAATTATCCTGGAATTTCATTCGACACAATATATAGAAACCTGCACTTATTTAAAGATTTAGGAATTATTGAAAATACAGAACTTGATGGTGAAATGAAGTTTAGAATCGCTTGTACAAACCATCATCATCATCATTTTATCTGTGAAAAGTGTGGAGATACAAAGGTAATAGATTATTGTCCAATAGATCAGATAAAATTATCACTACCTGGTGTTAATATTCACAAACACAAACTTGAAGTTTATGGTGTATGTGAGTCTTGCCAAGATTAA
- a CDS encoding metal ABC transporter permease — protein sequence MIDALLNFDFMRYSLISGILIGFIAPLIGAFIVVRRLSLIADALSHVTLGGISFGMFLLTIMPTLVFINPMWFGILFAIVGALLIEKLRTSYTAYQEIAIPIIMSAGIALSAIFISLADGFNQEIVGLLFGSISAVNISDLTTIIVIAIIVVLFITLFYKELFILSFDEEYSKVIGIPKWIQFLFIVIVAMVISASMRVVGILLVSALITLPIAISMRITKSFKQLILLSVFLGELSVILGLVLAFYMDISPGGVIVVLLVILLMITMAYQKMRMKFKKGANINEYK from the coding sequence TTGATAGATGCATTATTGAATTTTGATTTTATGAGGTACTCTTTAATTAGTGGTATCTTGATAGGTTTTATTGCGCCTCTAATCGGTGCTTTTATCGTTGTTAGACGACTATCACTTATAGCTGATGCTCTAAGTCATGTAACTTTAGGTGGTATATCTTTCGGTATGTTTTTACTTACTATTATGCCAACACTAGTATTTATTAATCCAATGTGGTTTGGAATCTTATTCGCAATAGTAGGTGCGCTTCTAATTGAAAAATTAAGAACGTCATACACTGCTTACCAAGAAATTGCTATTCCAATTATAATGAGTGCTGGTATCGCCTTGAGTGCAATCTTCATTTCATTAGCTGATGGGTTCAATCAAGAAATTGTTGGATTGCTATTTGGCTCAATAAGCGCAGTGAATATAAGTGATTTAACAACGATTATTGTCATTGCCATCATAGTTGTTCTGTTTATTACATTGTTTTATAAAGAATTATTTATATTGTCATTTGATGAGGAATATAGTAAAGTCATTGGCATTCCTAAATGGATTCAATTTTTATTTATTGTTATTGTAGCGATGGTTATTTCTGCCTCAATGCGTGTTGTAGGGATACTGTTAGTAAGTGCGTTAATCACGTTACCAATTGCAATAAGTATGCGAATAACAAAAAGTTTTAAGCAATTGATATTACTAAGTGTATTTTTAGGTGAATTATCAGTAATATTAGGCTTAGTCCTAGCTTTCTATATGGACATTTCTCCGGGTGGTGTAATTGTAGTTCTACTTGTTATTTTACTTATGATTACAATGGCTTATCAGAAAATGCGAATGAAGTTTAAAAAGGGAGCTAATATCAATGAATACAAATGA
- a CDS encoding metal ABC transporter ATP-binding protein, whose product MRGENTMTPVFELKNVNYYYDHKKVLENINIKINKGEFLAIVGPNGAGKSTLLKLILGLLPLQSGEIFVEGIDFKNKKTSIKLSYVSQKANAFNSGFPASVKEVVLSGLTKTKRLFQTFNSKDNEKVIKVLERLNISDLIHKNIAELSGGQQQRVMIARALISEPAVLVLDEPTNGIDAKHVSEFYNTLDQLKQEGITIILVTHDIGVVADTATEVACLNKHLHFHGTTDEFKSLDEVEISKIYGHPVRFVDHQHNRECCN is encoded by the coding sequence ATGCGAGGTGAGAATACGATGACACCAGTCTTTGAATTGAAAAATGTCAATTACTACTATGATCATAAAAAAGTGTTAGAAAATATAAACATTAAAATAAATAAAGGTGAATTTTTAGCAATTGTTGGACCAAATGGTGCTGGTAAATCAACATTATTGAAGTTGATTCTAGGGTTATTACCTTTACAAAGTGGTGAGATTTTTGTTGAAGGTATTGATTTTAAAAATAAGAAAACATCAATTAAATTAAGCTATGTATCACAAAAAGCAAATGCCTTTAATTCAGGTTTCCCAGCAAGTGTTAAAGAAGTTGTTTTAAGCGGATTAACAAAGACAAAACGTCTTTTCCAAACATTTAATAGCAAAGATAATGAAAAAGTGATTAAAGTACTAGAAAGACTGAATATAAGTGATTTAATTCATAAAAATATAGCAGAATTATCAGGTGGTCAACAACAACGTGTAATGATTGCTCGAGCATTGATTTCAGAACCTGCAGTATTAGTACTTGATGAACCAACGAATGGTATTGATGCAAAACATGTAAGTGAATTTTATAATACTTTAGATCAATTAAAACAAGAAGGTATCACCATTATCTTAGTTACTCATGATATCGGTGTTGTAGCAGATACTGCTACTGAAGTAGCATGTTTAAATAAGCATTTGCATTTCCATGGTACAACTGATGAGTTTAAATCACTTGATGAAGTTGAAATTTCAAAAATTTATGGACATCCTGTACGTTTTGTCGATCATCAGCATAATCGAGAATGTTGTAATTAA
- a CDS encoding deoxyribonuclease IV, whose protein sequence is MLLGSHVSMSGKKMLEGSAIEAHEYGETTFMIYTGAPQNTRRKSIEDLNITKGHEVMEKYGLSNIVVHAPYIINIANTTKPETFNLGVDFLQQEIERTQAIGAKDIVLHPGAHVGAGVDAGINKIIEGLNEVLTNDNNVRIALETMAGKGTEIGRSFEELARIIDGVHNNERLSVCFDTCHTHDAGYNVKEDFDGVLNEFDKIIGVDRIKVVHVNDSKNDRGAQKDRHENIGFGYIGFDALNYIVHHDSFKDIPKILETPYVGEDKKNKKPPYKLEIEMLKQQQFDPELKNKVMQQ, encoded by the coding sequence ATGTTATTAGGATCACATGTTTCAATGAGTGGTAAAAAGATGTTAGAAGGTTCTGCTATAGAAGCGCATGAATATGGTGAAACAACATTTATGATTTATACTGGTGCACCTCAAAACACGCGCCGTAAAAGTATTGAAGATTTAAATATAACTAAAGGTCATGAAGTGATGGAAAAATATGGTTTATCTAATATTGTTGTTCATGCACCATACATCATTAATATTGCAAATACAACCAAACCAGAAACGTTTAATCTTGGTGTAGATTTCTTGCAACAAGAAATTGAAAGAACGCAAGCTATAGGGGCTAAAGATATTGTATTACATCCAGGTGCGCATGTTGGAGCTGGTGTTGATGCCGGAATTAATAAGATTATTGAAGGATTAAATGAAGTTTTAACGAATGACAATAATGTACGTATTGCGCTTGAAACGATGGCAGGTAAAGGTACAGAGATTGGTCGCTCATTTGAAGAGTTAGCACGTATTATTGATGGAGTTCATAATAACGAACGTTTATCAGTATGTTTTGATACATGTCATACGCATGATGCTGGATATAATGTTAAAGAGGACTTTGATGGCGTATTAAATGAATTTGATAAAATCATTGGAGTCGACAGAATCAAAGTTGTTCATGTCAATGATTCTAAAAATGACCGTGGCGCTCAAAAAGACCGACATGAAAATATTGGCTTCGGTTACATTGGTTTTGATGCATTAAATTACATTGTGCATCATGATAGTTTTAAAGATATTCCGAAAATCTTAGAAACACCTTATGTTGGTGAAGATAAGAAAAATAAAAAACCGCCATATAAACTTGAAATTGAAATGTTAAAACAACAGCAATTTGACCCAGAATTAAAAAATAAGGTTATGCAACAATAA
- a CDS encoding DEAD/DEAH box helicase has protein sequence MAKHPFEQFNLESSLIDAVKDLNFEKPTEIQNRIIPRILKRTNLIGQSQTGTGKSHAFLLPLMQLIDSEIKEPQAIVVAPTRELAQQLYDAANHLSQFKAGVSVKVFIGGTDIEKDRQRCNAQPQLIIGTPTRINDLAKTGHLHVHLASYLVIDEADLMIDLGLIEDVDYIAARLEDNANIAVFSATIPQQLQPFLNKYLSHPEYVAVDSKKQNKKNIEFYLIPTKGAAKVEKTLNLIDILNPYLCIIFCNSRDNANDLARSLNEAGIKVGMIHGGLTPRERKQQMKRIRNLEFQYVIASDLASRGIDIEGVSHVINFDVPNDIDFFTHRVGRTGRGNYKGVAITLYSPDEEHNISLIEDRGFVFNTVDIKDGELKEVKAHNQRQARMRKDDHLTNQVKNKVRSKIKNKVKPGYKKKFKQEVEKMKRQERKQFSKQQNRQKRKQNKKG, from the coding sequence ATGGCAAAACATCCATTCGAACAATTTAATCTAGAATCTAGTTTAATTGACGCTGTGAAAGACCTTAATTTTGAAAAACCAACTGAAATTCAGAATCGAATTATTCCAAGAATACTAAAGAGAACAAATTTAATTGGTCAATCTCAAACGGGTACAGGGAAATCTCATGCATTTTTATTACCATTAATGCAGTTAATTGATAGTGAAATAAAAGAACCACAAGCAATCGTAGTTGCACCAACAAGAGAACTTGCACAACAACTATACGATGCAGCGAACCATTTAAGCCAATTTAAAGCTGGTGTTTCAGTTAAAGTTTTTATTGGTGGTACAGATATAGAGAAAGATAGACAACGTTGTAATGCACAACCACAATTGATTATAGGCACCCCTACTAGAATTAATGACTTAGCTAAAACGGGACATTTACATGTGCACTTAGCATCATATTTAGTTATTGATGAAGCGGATCTTATGATTGACTTAGGATTAATTGAAGATGTAGATTACATTGCTGCAAGATTGGAAGATAATGCAAATATTGCGGTGTTTAGTGCTACAATCCCACAACAGTTACAACCATTTTTAAATAAATATTTAAGTCATCCAGAATATGTAGCTGTCGACAGTAAAAAACAAAATAAAAAGAACATCGAATTCTATTTAATACCTACTAAAGGTGCAGCTAAAGTTGAAAAGACTTTAAATTTAATTGATATACTAAATCCATACTTATGTATTATTTTCTGTAATAGTAGAGATAATGCAAATGATTTAGCACGTTCACTAAATGAAGCTGGTATTAAAGTTGGTATGATTCATGGTGGCTTAACGCCACGTGAACGTAAACAACAAATGAAACGTATACGTAATTTAGAATTCCAATACGTTATTGCCAGCGATTTAGCATCTCGTGGTATTGATATTGAAGGTGTTAGTCATGTCATCAATTTTGATGTGCCAAATGATATTGACTTCTTTACGCATAGAGTCGGACGAACTGGTCGTGGGAATTATAAAGGTGTAGCAATTACGCTTTATAGTCCTGATGAAGAACACAATATTTCATTAATAGAAGATCGCGGTTTTGTATTCAATACTGTTGATATTAAAGATGGTGAGTTAAAAGAAGTTAAAGCGCACAATCAGCGTCAAGCAAGAATGCGCAAAGATGACCATTTAACTAATCAAGTGAAGAACAAAGTTCGAAGTAAAATTAAAAACAAAGTTAAACCAGGTTATAAGAAGAAATTTAAACAAGAAGTTGAAAAAATGAAACGTCAAGAGCGTAAGCAATTTAGTAAGCAGCAAAATAGACAAAAACGTAAGCAAAACAAAAAAGGTTAG
- a CDS encoding Nif3-like dinuclear metal center hexameric protein, with protein sequence MKIADLMTLLDHHVPFSTAESWDNVGLLIGDEDVEVTGVLTALDCTLEVVNEAIEKGYNTIISHHPLIFKGVTSLKANGYGLIIRKLIQHDINLIAMHTNLDVNPYGVNMMLAKAMGLKNISIINNQQDVYYKVQTYIPKDNVGPFKDKLSENGLAQEGNYEYCFFESEGRGQFKPVGEANPTIGQIDKIEYVDEVKIEFMIDAYQKSRAEQLIKQYHPYETPVFDFIEIKQTSLYGLGVMAEVDNQMTLEDFAADIKSKLNIPSVRFVGESNQKIKRIAIIGGSGIGYEYQAVQQGADVFVTGDIKHHDALDAKIHGVNLIDINHYSEYVMKEGLKALLMNWFNTEKINLDVEASTINTDPFQYI encoded by the coding sequence ATGAAAATAGCTGATTTAATGACATTGTTAGATCATCATGTGCCATTTAGTACTGCTGAATCTTGGGATAATGTAGGATTGTTAATAGGTGATGAAGATGTTGAAGTTACTGGTGTTTTAACAGCATTAGACTGTACGTTGGAAGTAGTAAATGAAGCAATCGAAAAAGGTTATAATACTATTATTAGTCATCATCCTCTAATCTTTAAAGGCGTAACATCATTAAAAGCTAATGGTTATGGTTTGATCATTAGAAAACTAATTCAACATGACATTAATTTAATAGCGATGCATACAAATTTAGATGTAAATCCGTATGGTGTCAATATGATGTTGGCGAAGGCGATGGGTTTGAAGAACATTTCAATAATAAATAATCAACAAGATGTATACTATAAAGTTCAAACATATATACCTAAGGATAATGTTGGACCATTTAAAGATAAGCTTAGTGAAAATGGATTAGCGCAAGAAGGTAATTATGAATATTGTTTCTTTGAAAGTGAAGGAAGAGGGCAATTCAAACCAGTTGGTGAAGCTAATCCAACAATAGGACAAATTGATAAAATTGAATATGTAGATGAAGTTAAAATTGAATTTATGATAGATGCATATCAAAAGTCAAGGGCTGAGCAATTAATTAAACAATACCATCCATATGAAACACCGGTATTTGATTTTATTGAGATAAAACAAACATCCCTTTATGGACTTGGCGTTATGGCAGAAGTGGATAATCAAATGACATTGGAAGATTTCGCAGCTGATATTAAATCTAAATTAAATATCCCAAGTGTCCGTTTTGTTGGTGAGTCTAATCAGAAAATTAAACGTATTGCAATTATTGGTGGTTCAGGTATTGGATATGAATATCAAGCTGTCCAACAAGGCGCAGATGTCTTTGTTACAGGTGATATTAAACATCATGATGCCTTAGATGCTAAAATTCATGGTGTGAATTTAATTGATATTAATCATTACAGCGAATATGTGATGAAAGAAGGTTTAAAAGCGTTACTAATGAATTGGTTCAATACAGAAAAAATAAATTTAGATGTTGAAGCATCTACAATTAATACAGATCCATTTCAATATATTTAA